In Dysidea avara chromosome 3, odDysAvar1.4, whole genome shotgun sequence, a single window of DNA contains:
- the LOC136248511 gene encoding E3 SUMO-protein ligase ZBED1-like, translating into MSMCIIESSRCYDVTRMRIGEFKMATHSFAEEDLVTLLPLENSTSVVWKHFGFPSRDEKMIEPDKKKRKRVFCKLCKRDYSYVGNTTNLWQHLEECHVETYREAKEEAKQASEKESSSSTTATSVSMASSDQPTIDLVIARKQPYPRNSARLKVLNDAVCYFISRDMHPYQTVNDTGFRAMLAAFDPRYVPMDRKTLATNYIPKLYDKERERICGELCSSEISSYALTTDVWTSRHNEAYTGVTVHFVAKSFQLKAYLLETVEFPVAHTGVNIAAELQLVLDNWKLPEDNLSAVTTDNGSNIVAAFDITRWLRMPCFSHTLQLAVEVVLKLPEVSRALARSRQLIAHFNRSSKSTYLFKQKQISLQHKQLSLVQDVSTRWNSAYYMAERLLSQQQPLCATLLELHRGDLMPSDTEFKTLELFVKVMEPLVEITESIGAQKWVTISAVRPVLYKLLEVYFRPKEGERITQLEKTMKTVMRANLADRYKGSVLKLLNKAAFLDPRFKALSFLPDDDRLDVIASIEAETVMVAQNIASKDTESAVSSSAESAEATEELDLPLSKRCKVSKAEKRLLSFVDDIVKSKHRGTSPAEKAKAEIHKYVDEEPEAESPLVWWRMNSARYPCLSYVARKYLAIPATSVPAERAFSLAGHIVNQKRSALLSDNVNKLVFLAENLP; encoded by the coding sequence ATGTCGATGTGTATTATAGAATCATCACGATGTTATGATGTCACACGCATGCGTATTGGCGAATTCAAGATGGCGACGCATTCTTTCGCGGAAGAAGatttagtaactttgttaccgTTAGAGAACTCGACCAGTGTTGTGTGGAAGCATTTCGGCTTCCCCAGCAGAGATGAGAAAATGATAGAACCTGATAAGAAGAAACGAAAACGTGTTTTTTGTAAACTGTGCAAACGGGACTACTCTTATGTTGGGAATACAACAAATTTGTGGCAGCACTTGGAAGAATGTCACGTGGAAACCTATCGAGAAGCGAAAGAAGAAGCCAAACAAGCCAGTGAGAAGGAGTCGTCGAGTAGTACTACTGCTACGAGTGTTTCCATGGCCAGCAGCGATCAACCGACGATTGATTTAGTGATTGCTCGAAAGCAGCCTTACCCTCGAAACTCCGCGAGGTTGAAAGTTTTGAATGATGCAGTCTGTTATTTCATTTCGAGAGATATGCACCCGTATCAAACTGTAAATGACACTGGATTTCGAGCCATGTTAGCTGCCTTCGATCCCCGATATGTTCCCATGGACCGCAAAACACTAGCCACTAATTATATTCCCAAGCTTTATGACAAAGAAAGGGAACGGATTTGTGGTGAGTTGTGTAGTTCTGAAATAAGTAGCTATGCACTTACCACTGATGTTTGGACTTCACGTCACAATGAAGCCTACACTGGTGTGACGGTTCATTTTGTGGCTAAATCTTTCCAGTTAAAAGCTTACCTGCTAGAAACCGTTGAATTTCCAGTGGCTCACACAGGTGTTAACATCGCTGCAGAGCTACAGCTGGTACTTGATAATTGGAAACTGCCAGAAGACAACTTATCTGCTGTTACGACAGATAATGGCAGCAACATTGTTGCTGCCTTTGACATCACAAGATGGCTGAGGATGCCATGCTTTAGTCATACTTTGCAGCTCGCTGTTGAAGTAGTGCTTAAGCTTCCAGAGGTATCACGAGCTTTAGCTAGAAGTAGACAGCTAATTGCCCATTTCAACCGCTCTTCAAAATCTACTTACCTTTTTAAACAAAAACAGATTAGCCTTCAGCACAAACAATTAAGTTTAGTTCAGGATGTTAGTACCCGATGGAATTCAGCCTATTACATGGCAGAACGCCTGTTATCCCAACAACAGCCACTGTGTGCTACCCTGTTAGAGTTACATAGAGGTGACCTGATGCCATCTGATACAGAGTTCAAGACCCTGGAGCTATTTGTAAAGGTAATGGAGCCTCTTGTTGAAATAACTGAATCCATTGGTGCACAAAAGTGGGTAACTATCTCTGCAGTACGTCCTGTGCTTTATAAGTTACTTGAAGTATACTTCAGACCGAAGGAGGGTGAAAGGATTACACAGCTAGAGAAAACAATGAAGACAGTCATGCGTGCAAACCTAGCAGATCGTTACAAAGGTTCAGTGCTGAAATTACTAAACAAAGCTGCATTCTTAGATCCGAGATTTAAGGCACTGTCTTTTCTTCCAGATGATGACAGATTAGATGTGATTGCTTCTATTGAAGCAGAGACAGTTATGGTGGCACAAAACATTGCATCAAAAGATACAGAATCAGCAGTGAGTTCATCTGCAGAGTCTGCAGAAGCAACTGAAGAATTGGACTTACCTCTTTCAAAGAGATGCAAAGTAAGCAAAGCAGAAAAACGCCTCCTTTCTTTTGTCGATGACATAGTCAAGTCTAAACATCGGGGTACAAGTCCTGCTGAAAAAGCAAAAGCTGAAATCCACAAATATGTAGATGAAGAACCAGAGGCTGAATCACCATTGGTTTGGTGGAGGATGAACAGTGCAAGGTATCCTTGTTTGTCATATGTTGCCAGAAAGTATCTTGCTATTCCTGCAACGTCAGTACCAGCTGAGAGGGCATTTAGCCTAGCAGGCCATATTGTTAACCAAAAAAGATCAGCCTTGTTATCTGACAACGTGAATAAACTAGTGTTTTTGGCAGAAAACTTACCGTGA
- the LOC136248510 gene encoding uncharacterized protein, with amino-acid sequence MPFVFRQDDLPRLDLQVDRGSDFMAWQSQWESYMSLSGLFEESAAKKVQALNLCFSRETLSSVQNLGLSDTKKEDVAAIISNIKKYIDGHINESVERKNFRRRTQQPGESFDDFLVALHELVKTCNFCSDNSTRKNLRDQIIEGILDGNTVEELLQEKDLSLTRAIQIFQAQEMAKRQCASMSTGHQDSLAAVRNSPPLRRSHSAKRHPTFLKPAQDVVASHTLEVCRSKPAQRDAKPTSAGANPLSLLSTIRHIAATDPAPKITLTITSLNGSTSATVLPDSGADISAAS; translated from the exons ATGCCTTTTGTATTTAGACAAGATGACTTACCCAGGTTAGACTTACAAGTAGATCGTGGTTCTGACTTTATGGCATGGCAATCCCAGTGGGAATCATACATGAGCCTCTCAGGACTTTTCGAAGAAAGTGCTGCGAAGAAAGTCCAAGCATTGAACTTGTGTTTTTCTCGTGAAACTCTCTCCAGTGTCCAGAATCTCGGCCTCTCTGACACCAAGAAAGAAGACGTTGCAGCCATCATAAGCAATATCAAAAAATATATTGACGGTCATATAAATGAATCAGTTGAGCGTAAAAATTTTCGCAGACGTACTCAACAACCAGGAGAAAGCTTTGATGACTTCTTGGTAGCACTCCACGAACTAGTCAAAACATGCAACTTTTGCTCAGACAATAGCACTCGCAAGAACTTACGTGACCAGATTATCGAAGGTATTCTTGATGGTAACACGGTCGAAGAGTTGCTACAGGAGAAAGACCTTTCCCTCACCAGGGCCATCCAGATTTTCCAGGCCCAAGAAATGGCCAAGAGACAATGTGCCTCCATGTCTACTGGCCATCAAGACTCACTGGCAGCTGTACGTAACTCACCACCACTCCGCAGAAGCCACTCAGCCAAGCGCCATCCAACTTTTCTCAAGCCTGCCCAGGATGTGGTGGCAAGCCACACCCTGGAG GTGTGTCGCAGCAAGCCTGCACAACGAGATGCCAAACCCACATCAGCAGGTGCTAATCCATTGTCACTACTCTCCACCATCCGCCACATAGCTGCTACTGATCCTGCCCCCAAGATCACCTTGACAATCACATCCCTCAATGGCTCTACATCTGCTACTGTCTTACCAGACTCAGGTGCTGATATCTCGGCAGCCAGTTAG